In Ahaetulla prasina isolate Xishuangbanna chromosome 6, ASM2864084v1, whole genome shotgun sequence, a single window of DNA contains:
- the NKX6-2 gene encoding homeobox protein Nkx-6.2, with translation MLAVGQMEANRQGAFVLSSTPLAALHNMAEMKTSLFPYALQSPAGFKAPALGGLNAQIPLGTPHGISDILGRPVAGAAAAAAAAAAAGNLLSGLPRLNGLAAAGMYFNPAAVSRYPKPLAELPGRPPIFWPGVMQGSPWRDPRLACPGQAGMVLDKDGKKKHSRPTFSGQQIFALEKTFEQTKYLAGPERARLAYSLGMTESQVKVWFQNRRTKWRKRHAAEMASAKKKHDSETEKLKESSENEDDDEYNKPLDPNSDDEKITRLLKKHKAAAVAAAAAPLALLSPCSNASEPS, from the exons ATGTTAGCCGTGGGGCAGATGGAGGCTAACCGCCAGGGCGCCTTCGTGCTGAGCAGTACGCCGCTGGCCGCGCTGCACAACATGGCCGAGATGAAGACCTCCCTCTTCCCCTACGCCTTGCAGAGCCCGGCCGGCTTCAAAGCGCCCGCCCTGGGCGGCCTCAATGCGCAGATCCCGCTGGGCACGCCGCACGGCATCAGCGACATCCTGGGCAGACCCGTGGCCGgcgctgccgctgctgctgctgctgccgccgccgccggcaaCCTGCTCTCCGGCCTGCCCCGCTTGAACGGACTGGCCGCCGCGGGGATGTATTTCAACCCGGCCGCCGTCTCCAGATACCCCAAGCCCTTGGCCGAGCTTCCCGGCCGGCCTCCGATTTTCTGGCCCGGAGTTATGCAGGGATCGCCCTGGAGGGATCCCCGGCTCGCCTGTCCCG GCCAGGCTGGGATGGTTTTGGACAAGGATGGCAAGAAGAAGCACTCGCGGCCGACCTTCTCGGGCCAGCAGATTTTTGCGCTGGAGAAGACGTTCGAGCAGACGAAATACTTGGCCGGTCCGGAGAGAGCCCGCCTCGCCTACTCGCTGGGGATGACGGAAAGCCAAGTCAAG GTCTGGTTCCAGAACCGGCGGACCAAATGGCGGAAGCGGCACGCCGCCGAAATGGCCTCGGCCAAGAAGAAGCACGATTCGGAGACGGAGAAGCTGAAGGAGAGTTCGGAGAACGAGGACGACGACGAGTACAACAAGCCGCTGGACCCGAATTCGGACGACGAGAAGATCACGCGGCTCCTCAAGAAGCACAAAGCGGCCGCcgttgccgccgccgccgcccccctgGCCCTGCTCAGCCCCTGCAGCAACGCCTCGGAGCCCTCGTGA